The segment GACCGCAAAGGGGAGGCTCGGACCCGCAGTCATTGTGTCGGTCGTTGGGTTATAGATAACAGTTGCTCCCGTATTGTTGCCGCAGATGATTAAGTAATTGCCATCAGCGCGTTGCAACGAGTGTCCTCCTTCTCGTGCAGAGCACGTGAGTCCTGGTCCTGCAGCGAAGGTATTATTTGATGGATTATATATTACCGTGCTATTTGAATTACCGCCTACAATGAGAAATTTTCCGTCTGGTTTTTGCATTGCATGTCCACCCCACGACACACCTATCCCCACGCCTGGTCCTGCGCCCGTGGTGTTGCTGCCTGGGTAGTAAAGGTAAGAGGATTGCCCATTGCCACCACCGACGACCACGACCACTCCATCAGCTCTCGTGAGTGCAAGTCCTCCGACGCCGATACTATTGCCGCCTAACCCTGGACCACTTGTTACTGCACCTGTAGTGAGGTTGTAGAGGTAAGTACTATATGATGTGTTTCCCGCAGGGATGAATGCATTTCCATTTGCAAGCGCATTTGCACTTGCGCCAACTCTGATTGGGTCACCAGGGCCCGTGCCCCCAACGGCAAATGTATTATTTGCAGGATCATAGATTGCAGTGCCTGCAGTGGCAAGAGGGAATACTGCAAATTTACCATCTGCTCTACGCAAAGAGAATGCACCATGAGTAACGGCATAGAGTGTCGAAGGGCCCGCAGTGAATGTATCTGCTACGGGGTCATATATATTTGATCCCGTGCCATTGCCGCTCACGATAAGATATTTTCCATCAGGACGCTGCAAAGTGTGTGCTCCCGCATTTGCAACGTTATTAAGCGCCTGCGGCAGTGCGCTGAAGGTGCCGCTTCCGATGTTCCCAACATTTGCGGTGAGCATTGCAATCTGTAGTGTAGAAGTTGCCATTCCTGCTGAAACACTTGAGCCTGAAGCGTTTAGTACGATGGTTGTTGTTCCACTGCCTGCACCTCCTCCTCCAGCTATTGCCGAAGTATTGTTGTCGACTCCCTTACCTTGTATGAAGTTAAATCCCAGAGCGAGCGCATTTGTGCTATCACATCCGCTCGATAGTGTTTCTGTTGGTTGTTGTAGCTCCGTTTGTTCAAGTTTTATATAAATATTATAAGCTAAGGTTGTTGTGCATACACCAAGATAGTAGTTGTCGGTTCCATAGATGGGATCCTTTATCGTATCTGCGCTATAGTATCCATTTGAGCGAAGTACTGAAAGAATCGAAGTAGGATAGTCAGTCTCGCCACTCTTAGCCATGAAGCCCTTTCCTGTGTTTTGATATCCTGATCCACTAATTGCAAAAGTGCCCTTGTCATTCTCGTAGAACTGCATTGCAAGGGCAATTTGGTGTGCATTCGCAAGTCGCGCAGTGTCACGTGCACGCACGCGAGCCTTAATTAGTGCTGCAATAACGACGCTTGAGAGCAAGGCAATGATAGAGATGACTACAAGGAGTTCAATGAGAGTAAATCCTGCACTTTTCGATACTTTCATTTATATAGTATAGCATTATTTATTGTGAAATCGTAATAAGCGTGGCACATATATTTGTCTCGTGAAGTCTTGTCGTGTGACCATGAAGCGATTATCATTGTTATACATTCCATGAAGCCCATTCGTATTGTGACAATTGGAGGAGGTACGGGAACACACATGTTACTCTCTGGCCTAAAGGCATATGTGCCTGAGGTGGAGCTTTCGGCAATTGTTACCGTTGCTGATGATGGAGGGAGCACAGGGAGGCTTCGCGATGCATTTGGTTATCTCCCTGTTGGTGATTTTCGTATGGCACTTACTGCACTCGCTGCGGATACCACATCTGAGGCACTTCTGCGTGATCTTTTTCAGTATCGTTTTACAAAAGGGGAAGGGCTTGAGGGGCATAATTTCGGAAACCTCCTCATCACTGCACTTGCCGATATTCTTGGCAGTGAGGAACAGGCACTTGCCGCAGCAGGAAAATTACTCCACGCTTGTGGTACCGTCATTCCTGTTGCAGGAGAGAAACTTCAGCTCCACGCAGAATATGAAGACGGCACCATCGTGAAGGGCGAATCACTTATTGATTCAAATGGACTGAGGCTTGCGCCAAAAGCACGTATTGAAAAAGTCTGGGTTGAACCCGCAGTTCCTGCGAGTCGTTTTGCGCGCGAGGCAATTCATGAAGCCACCCACATCATCCTTGGTCCGGGTGATCTCTATACAAGTACAATCGCAAATCTTGTCGTCCCAGGGATTAAAGAGGGAATACAGAATGCTGATGGTAAGATTATTGTTATCGGCAGTATGATGCGTAAAGCAGGGCAGACTGGTCATATGACCATGAGTACACAATTGGCCGAGCTTGAGCGCTATGTTGGGCGACCTGCGGATATTATTATCCTCAACACCGCGGTATTCCCCGAGGAGATACTTGAAATATACGCAAAAGAGAACGAGCATCCATTCCATGATGATCTTCCTCGTGCGAAGCATATCAAGCGTTCCGATTTACTGTTACGCGAGCGCACCCATGTATTAAAAGGAGATGCACTTCGTCGTAGTCTTCTCCGTCATGATCCTCAGAAGGTTGCGGCAGCGATTATGTCTGCAATTCGTACCTAATGCACGTTGCATATAAAGAAAAACTCGCCGAGGCGAGTTTTTGTGTACTAAATGAGGATGTGCATCTTGAGTCGCGCGTTGGACTTTATGTCTTCGGTCATGCCTTGCTCTTCGAGCCACTCCAGGTCGTAACGCGTCGCTTCCTTGTGCTGGACGAGCTGTTCCTGGGCGCGAAGGCGAACGACATCGGAGTGGCCGTTCTTTGCGACCTTCTCCCACTGATGTGCTGAGACATCAGCGTGGTGCACCATGGCCCAGAGGGCCTTGAGCGCCACTTCATCAGAGGTCGTGTGGGTCGCCAGCCAGGACAGATCACCGGCGACGGCGAACTTGTTGTTCATGAGACCGAGCTCAGCGAGCTCCTTCACCTTCAGGTAGCGCGTCCCTTCGATGACTTGGTAGTACATCTTGATGGACCCATCGGGCCTGATGAGGAATTCTTTGATCGAAAAGAGCGCGAGCTCCTCGGTCATGGCGTGTATGGCTTGATGGACGAGGTCCGCAGTCGGACGGTTATGGAGTTTCATGTCGCCTCCTTGGCGTTGTAGGTGAACGGTCTATTGTTATTTCTACCACAAAAATTATTGGTGTCGAGTATGGTGAGTTCAACTTGCTAACCGAACACTAAAGTACTAGTGTTCGGTTAGCAAGTTGAATTCACCATACAAAAAAGAGGCACGTGGCCTCTTTTATATTGCGATGGTT is part of the Candidatus Paceibacterota bacterium genome and harbors:
- a CDS encoding type II secretion system protein, producing MKVSKSAGFTLIELLVVISIIALLSSVVIAALIKARVRARDTARLANAHQIALAMQFYENDKGTFAISGSGYQNTGKGFMAKSGETDYPTSILSVLRSNGYYSADTIKDPIYGTDNYYLGVCTTTLAYNIYIKLEQTELQQPTETLSSGCDSTNALALGFNFIQGKGVDNNTSAIAGGGGAGSGTTTIVLNASGSSVSAGMATSTLQIAMLTANVGNIGSGTFSALPQALNNVANAGAHTLQRPDGKYLIVSGNGTGSNIYDPVADTFTAGPSTLYAVTHGAFSLRRADGKFAVFPLATAGTAIYDPANNTFAVGGTGPGDPIRVGASANALANGNAFIPAGNTSYSTYLYNLTTGAVTSGPGLGGNSIGVGGLALTRADGVVVVVGGGNGQSSYLYYPGSNTTGAGPGVGIGVSWGGHAMQKPDGKFLIVGGNSNSTVIYNPSNNTFAAGPGLTCSAREGGHSLQRADGNYLIICGNNTGATVIYNPTTDTMTAGPSLPFAVTAGGHAFQRPDGKYVIVGGGGLNNVRAYDAGYTMSGTYTTEDINMPALNTGSTLQYTSGGTGSATVKVKTAVSQSGLDAASYTTVSPGGNINPVAGAQWIKIQVTLNRSIPTMPYKTNVWIGEDGTTYLRTLTTPTVSNLEVIN
- a CDS encoding gluconeogenesis factor YvcK family protein; the protein is MKPIRIVTIGGGTGTHMLLSGLKAYVPEVELSAIVTVADDGGSTGRLRDAFGYLPVGDFRMALTALAADTTSEALLRDLFQYRFTKGEGLEGHNFGNLLITALADILGSEEQALAAAGKLLHACGTVIPVAGEKLQLHAEYEDGTIVKGESLIDSNGLRLAPKARIEKVWVEPAVPASRFAREAIHEATHIILGPGDLYTSTIANLVVPGIKEGIQNADGKIIVIGSMMRKAGQTGHMTMSTQLAELERYVGRPADIIILNTAVFPEEILEIYAKENEHPFHDDLPRAKHIKRSDLLLRERTHVLKGDALRRSLLRHDPQKVAAAIMSAIRT